In a single window of the Pedosphaera parvula Ellin514 genome:
- a CDS encoding universal stress protein, protein MSANYTQQSRGTLDPHVIFTRARAQHSPTDRPPSEPAHRFGETGLTEQPDAINRAKPIVLLPFDESPENDETVTLGISMAREMHAQLLLLHAVLLNLSPYGPINLRKIEAALCEEVIAQAEKTMLSAQEQGVSAIFALEEGAPAAVINRAAARWQPDLIVMSAHQHDHFLSQIFRRRTIDKVIRHVKCPVLVLQTNQKEKKHV, encoded by the coding sequence GTGAGCGCGAACTATACACAGCAATCGCGAGGGACACTCGACCCGCACGTGATCTTCACCCGGGCTCGGGCTCAGCACAGTCCCACTGACCGTCCCCCGTCCGAACCGGCCCACCGTTTCGGCGAGACCGGGCTCACCGAACAACCCGACGCCATCAACCGCGCCAAACCAATTGTCCTCCTCCCCTTCGATGAATCACCGGAAAACGATGAAACCGTTACTCTCGGCATCTCCATGGCCCGCGAGATGCACGCCCAACTCCTGCTGCTCCATGCCGTTCTCCTGAACCTCAGTCCTTACGGTCCCATCAATTTAAGAAAAATCGAAGCCGCACTTTGCGAAGAGGTCATTGCTCAAGCTGAAAAAACCATGCTTTCGGCTCAAGAACAGGGTGTGTCCGCAATCTTCGCTCTCGAAGAAGGCGCTCCCGCCGCAGTGATCAACCGCGCCGCCGCCCGCTGGCAGCCAGACTTGATTGTCATGTCGGCCCATCAACACGACCACTTCCTCTCACAAATCTTCCGCCGACGAACCATCGATAAAGTAATCCGCCACGTGAAATGCCCCGTCCTGGTGTTGCAAACAAATCAAAAGGAAAAAAAACATGTCTGA